The proteins below come from a single Tenuifilum thalassicum genomic window:
- a CDS encoding Rossmann-like and DUF2520 domain-containing protein, whose product MNRVVLIGAGNLATSLAYALKIHGCSVVQVYSRTMKSAKALADKVDAKAIDSFGNIVTDASYYFVALPDDAILQVAEKLPKLNGIVAHTSGSTPMSVLNRVQAPGFGVFYPFQTFSREKVIPFNNIPICLEASDEETYTKLELLAQKISDIVEPMNSEQRRWLHLTGVFACNFTNHMLSLAYSITAMHNIDFNIVKPLVLETISKAFEGNPADYQTGPAIRYDSVTLRRHAEMLKEFGLDELYNQLSLSIQKLAQNRKL is encoded by the coding sequence ATGAACAGAGTAGTGCTCATTGGGGCAGGTAATTTGGCTACCTCGCTGGCCTATGCCTTAAAAATTCATGGATGTTCAGTTGTTCAGGTTTATTCTAGAACTATGAAAAGCGCTAAAGCGCTAGCCGACAAGGTTGATGCTAAGGCGATAGATAGTTTTGGTAATATCGTCACTGATGCATCGTACTACTTTGTGGCGCTGCCAGACGATGCAATTTTACAGGTTGCTGAGAAATTACCTAAACTAAATGGTATTGTGGCTCACACTAGTGGGAGCACGCCAATGTCTGTTCTTAATAGAGTTCAGGCACCAGGTTTTGGAGTTTTTTACCCGTTCCAAACTTTCTCGCGTGAAAAAGTTATCCCCTTTAACAATATTCCCATTTGTCTCGAGGCCTCTGATGAGGAAACCTATACCAAACTTGAACTTTTAGCGCAAAAGATTTCCGATATAGTTGAGCCAATGAATTCGGAGCAGCGACGATGGCTCCACCTTACAGGTGTGTTTGCATGTAACTTTACCAATCATATGCTTTCCCTGGCATACAGTATAACAGCCATGCATAATATAGATTTTAATATAGTAAAGCCATTAGTGCTGGAAACTATATCAAAAGCATTTGAAGGGAATCCAGCCGATTATCAAACTGGGCCTGCCATTCGTTATGATAGCGTAACATTGAGGCGGCATGCCGAAATGTTGAAAGAATTTGGCTTGGATGAATTATACAATCAGCTATCTTTGAGCATTCAGAAATTAGCTCAAAATAGAAAACTATAA